A genomic region of Magnolia sinica isolate HGM2019 chromosome 6, MsV1, whole genome shotgun sequence contains the following coding sequences:
- the LOC131249806 gene encoding probable disease resistance protein At5g63020: MDLWEIILFFWAPISRHIGYFKDLNNNVETLKRKTKKLKRKHDEIQAEVEDAIPVGKRQKALVENWLTEVRNTENQVDSIRLELALRRICTHHSSRYTLGKRVVEKLEDIKKLNKKLKVKGVFHEVAESSRHPRVLEKQTSLPRGQQSTSERTLEEIWQCLHEEENGIIGICGMGGIGKTTLMKEINNRCTKTRDFDVVLWITVSKDLNLGLIQEEIGNRLGMKFDGNEDKGDKLFARLKNLRYLLILDDLWDSFSLVQVGIPKPDKQNRCKIAITSRSVTVCNAMGADKSIKVRALTPEEAWNLFSERCRDVVLSSEIRPVAEDVAKECSGLPLAIKTVGRAMCGKDKKEVRRNALRALKGASPEVPGMEREVFLPLKLSYDCLENDRIKSCFLYCSLFPEDYHIPIDRLVRYWAMEEGFIENVNNLEEASNKGHDIVERIKDACLLEDLYQISKFVRMHDLLRDLAIWITSSSLKIPCESRGGTSAATGREYVERGCKDFIDTQQDRASGNFTCLS, translated from the coding sequence ATGGACTTGTGGGAAATCATTCTCTTCTTCTGGGCTCCTATTTCTCGGCACATCGGTTATTTCAAAGACCTCAACAACAATGTAGAGACTCTGAAAAGGAAAACGAAAAAGCTAAAACGCAAGCATGATGAAATTCAAGCAGAAGTCGAGGATGCTATACCAGTCGGAAAGAGACAGAAAGCCCTTGTGGAGAATTGGCTCACGGAAGTCAGAAATACCGAAAACCAAGTTGATTCAATAAGATTGGAGCTGGCACTAAGGAGAATATGCACCCATCACTCGTCTCGTTATACATTGGGAAAAAGGGTCGTTGAAAAGCTCGAAGACATCAAAAAGCTCAACAAAAAACTCAAAGTAAAAGGGGTCTTCCATGAGGTGGCTGAAAGCAGTCGACATCCAAGGGTGTTGGAAAAGCAAACATCACTACCACGAGGACAACAAAGCACTTCTGAGCGAACCTTGGAGGAGATATGGCAATGCTTACACGAGGAAGAGAATGGAATCATAGGTATTTGTGGGATGGGTGGAATAGGAAAAACCACTCTcatgaaagaaataaacaataGGTGCACCAAAACACGTGACTTCGATGTCGTGCTTTGGATAACTGTGTCCAAGGATCTCAACTTGGGATTAATCCAAGAGGAGATTGGAAACAGATTGGGTATGAAATTTGACGGAAACGAAGATAAGGGGGACAAGCTGTTTGCTCGGTTGAAGAATCTTAGGTATCTGCTCATCTTAGATGATCTATGGGATTCATTTAGCTTGGTTCAAGTTGGAATTCCCAAGCCAGACAAGCAAAACAGATGCAAGATCGCGATAACATCCCGATCCGTCACAGTGTGCAATGCAATGGGGGCTGATAAGTCTATTAAAGTCAGAGCTCTTACGCCAGAGGAAGCGTGGAATTTGTTCAGTGAAAGATGTCGGGATGTAGTTCTGTCATCCGAGATTCGACCGGTAGCTGAGGACGTTGCAAAGGAGTGCAGTGGATTACCGCTTGCGATTAAGACAGTGGGTAGGGCCATGTGTGGCAAGGATAAGAAAGAGGTGCGGAGGAATGCATTGAGGGCATTGAAAGGAGCATCACCTGAGGTTCCAGGTATGGAGCGTGAGGTGTTTCTTCCTTTGAAACTTAGTTACGATTGCCTAGAAAATGATAGGATCAAATCATGTTTCCTGTATTGTTCATTGTTTCCGGAAGATTATCATATACCAATAGATCGGCTAGTAAGATACTGGGCAATGGAGGAAGGATTCATAGAAAATGTGAATAACTTGGAAGAAGCATCAAACAAGGGCCATGACATCGTTGAAAGAATCAAGGACGCATGCCTCTTGGAGGATCTGTATCAAATATCTAAATTTGTTAGGATGCATGATTTGCTCCGTGACTTGGCTATTTGGATCACTTCATCGTCGCTCAAAATTCCTTGTGAAAGCCGGGGAGGGACTAGTGCAGCCACCGGAAGAGAATATGTGGAGAGGGGTTGTAAGGATTTCATTGATACGCAACAAGATAGAGCATCTGGAAATTTCACCTGCTTGTCCTAA
- the LOC131249807 gene encoding disease resistance protein At4g27190-like, protein MPKLQILDLSSTGIESLPMSLLQLVNLRVLILSSCRDLVEVPPLGELKELQILDLSYSGLKNFPQGIASLVKLKRLDISGTSFTAIPYTMIYGLPSLEELRTMGRNRYVDGATFSEAVNMKRLRSLSIGVSNLNGFIAHDMFHQWFSGLTSFHVMVNYTPFVPVSNKHISIGECDKLPCGIGGLIKHAFSLDLYESIGLTSLSKFRGDLKSLRKLEVIECSGVECIIDWREVGDDAFQCLQRLDLYSLPNLEKVFDAGAPPPLNTSLQNLRRIWVSHCEKLRSLFSSSMVEQLHQLEKLMIKKCIQMKEIIEGDKLPHNSFPKLRILELDDLPELESIFSQRFMFISLEDMKVISCPKLKKLPLFCSSIHEIKGKIEGEREWWEGLEWEDEKAKSLYTRIYKAS, encoded by the coding sequence ATGCCAAAACTACAGATCCTTGATCTAAGTTCTACTGGCATTGAATCTCTCCCGATGTCATTATTGCAATTGGTGAATCTACGTGTGCTCATTCTAAGCTCATGCAGAGATCTAGTGGAGGTGCCGCCATTGGGAGAGCTGAAGGAACTCCAAATTCTTGATCTCTCATATTCTGGCCTCAAAAACTTCCCTCAAGGCATTGCAAGCTTGGTTAAACTCAAGAGGTTGGATATATCAGGGACTTCATTCACTGCAATTCCCTACACTATGATATACGGGCTACCTAGTCTGGAGGAACTAAGAACAATGGGGAGGAATAGATACGTCGACGGAGCTACTTTCAGTGAGGCTGTGAACATGAAACGCCTGAGATCTTTAAGTATCGGTGTGTCCAATCTTAATGGCTTCATCGCACATGATATGTTCCATCAATGGTTTTCgggcttgacaagtttccatgtTATGGTTAACTATACACCTTTCGTGCCTGTTTCTAATAAGCATATAAGCATTGGTGAATGTGACAAATTACCGTGCGGGATTGGGGGGTTGATAAAACATGCATTCTCTTTAGACTTGTATGAAAGCATAGGTTTAACAAGTCTTTCTAAGTTCCGAGGCGATTTAAAGAGCTTAAGAAAACTTGAAGTCATTGAATGCAGTGGAGTGGAATGCATTATAGACTGGAGAGAGGTTGGAGATGATGCATTCCAATGTTTACAGAGGTTGGATCTATATAGTTTGCCAAACTTGGAGAAGGTATTCGATGCTGGAGCACCTCCTCCGCTGAACACAAGCCTGCAAAACCTCAGAAGAATATGGGTTTCTCATTGTGAAAAGTTAAGGAGTCTCTTCTCTTCTAGTATGGTAGAGCAACTACATCAGTTAGAGAAGCTTATGATAAAGAAATGTATCCAAATGAAAGAGATTATAGAAGGAGACAAGCTGCCCCATAATTCATTCCCAAAATTACGCATCCTAGAATTGGATGACTTACCAGAATTAGAAAGCATTTTCAGCCAGCGATTTATGTTTATATCTTTGGAAGATATGAAAGTAATTTCCTGTCCAAAGTTGAAGAAGCTCCCCCTCTTCTGCTCAAGCATCCatgaaataaaaggaaaaatagaaggCGAGAGAGAATGGTGGGAAGGATTAGAGTGGGAAGACGAGAAGGCCAAGTCCCTCTACACCAGAATTTACAAGGCTAGTTGA
- the LOC131249808 gene encoding LOW QUALITY PROTEIN: protein CHROMATIN REMODELING 35-like (The sequence of the model RefSeq protein was modified relative to this genomic sequence to represent the inferred CDS: deleted 1 base in 1 codon; substituted 1 base at 1 genomic stop codon), with the protein MDGVDKRIHYETPHIPVHTWLATAGVDAFRVRVHHKRTSLLLGEQVTIQNAPDAAADGSVPVQELEECDHSMFSRDDLGYVCRICGVIQKSIETIFDYQWIKGSKSTRTYMSNSRSTRDADGAASNLFSGHSDHDLTVTEITVHPRRMKQMKPHQLEGFNFLLRNLITDKPGGCILAHAPGSGKTFMIISFIQNLLGKYPHARPLIVPPKGILPTWKEFQRWQVENIPLLDFYSSKADNRSQQLVVLNNWVEXKSILFLGYKQFSNIICDCKSSKTEAACREMLLKVPSLLILDEGHTPRNDNTDVQHSLSKVQTPRKVVLSGTLFQNHVQEVFNILNLVRPKFLKLEDSRAVVRRVLSRVHISGGSRRQCRTGVDTTFFDLVEETLQNDDDFKTRISVIQDLREMTKNVLHYYKGDFLEELPGLVDFTVLLNLSTKQKNSIERLTKLDKFKRRAVTSAFYIHPHSKEISENVEGGEKGVVLSDEKIDKVVEKVEVKDGVKTKFFLNILGLYVSSGEKLLVFSQYLLPLKFLERLLVRVKGWSPGKEIFMISGDSMTEHREWSMEQFNNSPDAKVLFGSIKACGEGISLVGASRVLILDVHLNPSVTRQAIGRAFRPGQLKKVYTYRLVAADSQEEEDQRTCSRKELISKMWFEWSELCNSSDFDMEEIDVKSCEDSFFESSFLGEDVKLLYRK; encoded by the exons GATGCTGCCGCAGATGGTTCAGTTCCTGTACAAGAACTAGAAGAATGTGATCATTCAATGTTTTCC AGAGATGATTTGGGCTATGTTTGCCGTATATGTGGAGTTATCCAGAAAAGCATAGAGACGATATTTGACTACCAGTGGATTAAG GGTTCAAAGAGTACAAGGACATACATGTCCAACTCTCGAAGTACCAGGGATGCTGATGGAGCTGCATCAAATCTGTTTTCTGGACATTCTGATCACGATCTTACAGTGACAGAAATCACTGTTCATCCCAG GCGTATGAAGCAAATGAAGCCCCATCAGTTAGAGGGTTTTAATTTCTTGTTAAGGAACTTAATAACAGATAAGCCTGGTGGTTGCATTTTGGCACATGCCCCAGGATCCGGAAAGACATTCATGATAATCAGTTTTATTCAGAACCTTTTGGGTAAGTATCCCCACGCTCGACCGCTGATTGTACCCCCTAAGGGAATTCTTCCCACTTGGAAGGAGTTCCAGAGATGGCAAGTCGAGAACATCCCTTTACTTGACTTCTACTCTTCAAAGGCTGATAACAGGTCCCAGCAGCTAGTTGTATTAAATAATTGGGTTGAATAAAAGAGCATCCTTTTTCTAGGTTACAAGCAGTTCTCGAACATCATCTGCGACTGCAAAAGCAGCAAGACAGAAGCGGCTTGTCGGGAAATGTTGCTGAAGGTCCCTAGCCTTCTTATTCTAGATGAAGGTCACACACCTAGGAACGATAACACAGATGTACAACATTCCCTTTCTAAGGTGCAAACACCTCGCAAGGTAGTGTTATCCGGGACGCTATTCCAAAATCATGTCCAGGAAGTATTCAACATCCTGAACCTCGTGCGGCCGAAGTTTTTGAAGTTGGAAGATTCTCGGGCTGTCGTGAGGCGTGTGCTGAGCAGAGTGCATATATCAGGCGGGAGCAGGAGGCAGTGTAGAACTGGTGTGGATACGACCTTTTTTGATCTGGTCGAAGAGACGCTCCAGAACGATGATGATTTCAAAACAAGGATTTCAGTAATTCAGGACCTCCGGGAAATGACGAAAAATGTGCTTCATTATTACAAAGGAGACTTCTTGGAGGAACTGCCTGGACTGGTCGACTTCACTGTGCTTCTAAATCTCTCGACCAAGCAGAAAAATTCCATTGAAAGATTGACAAAGTTGGATAAGTTCAAGAGGAGAGCTGTGACGAGCGCTTTCTATATTCACCCACACTCGAAGGAAATTTCGGAGAATGTGGAGGGAGGCGAGAAGGGGGTCGTCCTCAGTGATGAGAAGATAGATAAGGTGGTAGAGAAAGTGGAAGTGAAGGATGGAGTGAAGACGAAATTCTTTCTCAATATTTTGGGCCTGTATGTATCTTCTGGAGAGAAGCTTTTGGTGTTCAGTCAGTATCTTCTCCCGCTGAAGTTTTTGGAGAGATTGCTTGTCAGAGTAAAGGGCTGGAGTCCTGGGAAGGAAATCTTTATGATCTCTGGTGACTCGATGACCGAGCACCGGGAGTGGTCAATGGAGCAATTTAACAACTCGCCTGATGCTAAGGTTCTCTTTGGCTCCATCAAGGCCTGCGGAGAAGGCATATCCCTGGTGGGTGCGTCTCGGGTGCTGATTTTGGATGTACATTTGAACCCATCAGTTACCCGCCAAGCAATTGGACGTGCGTTTCGGCCAGGCCAACTGAAGAAAGTTTACACGTACAGGTTGGTTGCTGCCGACTCCCAAGAAGAGGAAGACCAACGTACTTGTTCTAGGAAGGAGTTGATTTCGAAGATGTGGTTTGAATGGAGTGAACTTTGCAACAGCAGTGACTTTGATATGGAAGAGATTGATGTGAAAAGCTGTGAAGACTCGttctttgaaagctcatttttaggAGAAGATGTGAAGCTTCTTTACAGAAA GTGA